In Rhodothermales bacterium, a single window of DNA contains:
- a CDS encoding FlgD immunoglobulin-like domain containing protein, whose translation MNYRYNTLRTRFSTFAWTFSLLLVGLASPALAQDVGNAGFDNTASIGDGSIINTLGLTYNPVPDGVTQVSPVVANGTLFLEVETKAAGRLSVWPDTQDNATFTDNAQQIFLIPGAGTHQISVTGVGVANPAPGRWFRFIFEVGTVTVADPNTNYGAPAVAQGEIEDYQFEVLGAGGPISFTVPPGGGTTTTTLTGGTDIQVDFNGNPIFQAPLADVTSLSLTGDPAANDNFVIDLTNGDPIPAGGVAVDGGVGGTDDLTVTDNVNNDPVTHTFTGPGAGTIDVDDGTITYSNLEDVVDDVPAVTRLFNGTGNDEIIDITEGGGVGDDVILVDSDDGTPILVNVAATTDLNIDAGGGNDTINIDVLDSAFTGSNIDILGGTGNDELNVDMASDGPLATGPLSFDGGPGASDDLNLSNNSYTAVTHDFEAGTIDVGLPNIITYSNTENVDDDLTVEDRTYFFTAGADTGTIGDDGDAGDGESFISDGNTDVTFNNPTGGTPTLTVDARGGNDTLTLQAFDSAAAHATSILGGADDDDLLVDFLNGIPVAAGTVDWDGGTGTNSFLLDNGSGFMTITHDFAASTVDIDGGNDFTYLNSPVNEDDLGATNKVFNFSAGPDAVVISDDGDAADNQSRTTDGTLTMDYRRAGTTTTFNGLAGNDTFAFGLLDANVNNAVVINGGDDDDTLTVDWSAGDPLAGPNLTYNGGAGGTNSDDLILDDGPGIVTIDHVYANANDGTVTVNGNLMTYTGLEPIMDNLTGTTRTFTFPATDDDITLNVDFSLTHSQISSVASSEITTFAFGGLDTVVINGGSGSDIFDVEPTVEYAITVNGQAPTTLTPGDRFTLNTGSLGLGDKVTLVETNNTDGVYSFDSGEQDVTYTGMEIVDLRFSDPNAYLGSTYEGDWMYPLNTETGISIEPYFNWDIENWPAGPHPSSLTTLLLEVSLNSDLSAPVFTTTLKEDGVTPLIATGLNEDHFITDADRDAGIVLLNDTQYYWGLTADMLSGAVFCQTATFRTIDELQPTLNYPADGLTLHNTDIFNFSWDVAHATSHDLYWRMDLDLNDKLSFDGATPAIMGGDIENDDNTNAADGFTEVTMFSSNNLPTPILYGSTYTWRVATMWPVPPTGWVPQEIHDLDETDRMVGLSELAEFQTVVRAVVPIQSYPVDGHIVYVNDPVLSWYTGGPFNNLTFDVEVYLADGTSTPAVPVPTGPTVCSTTGLTGLQFDTDTFCGGLDPGVTYVWRVRSNLGAQQSAWSGYEEFTTQGVGTNVAVTPSYPVDGLEIYTTAPTLHWFTGTKFGGLDYTVWYLDYTGGAVPASCAALKVAPGAVSLPTVSVTQTQVTGLLPGSDYAWCVTSSNGITPDLDSVVETFHVVGGEDDAFPVASWPIGNPTTYSLTQPLTWYLNGPALGVSTYDVQYCDDSGFTTNCTTVTGLTNTQYTITGLSYGDVVHWRVRANYTGGGQSDWTNPQSQGSFTVTGLLSTLNAVLTYPVGGLILSDDQAVFNWYVNGSTLGPNAYRVQWSYTQNFINIGTVTQTQVTTDQFLAVNDLIPGHTYWWRVAVSNDGGATFGTYSAAESFVVDAGAVAVQPRVGSPVGGVRVGTLSPTISWILPVAAGEGVTYDLYLSTSPDMSNPTVFEGVANAYYRPDGLEPGMYFWQVRSSGNGVISAFSDVGVFSASAMSTGIEEPDDVIDNGNAKPTDDETAVDGDVDGVDDPKSDLDEPAQEVLPDAFMLGQNYPNPFNPTTTIQFNVAEAANVNITIYNMLGQQVRTLVSGQMAPGQYSVQWDSRDAAGRAMPSGMYLYRMDAGSFNQTRTLVLMK comes from the coding sequence TCACGGTTCCTCCGGGAGGTGGTACGACCACAACGACCCTGACCGGTGGTACGGACATCCAGGTCGACTTCAACGGCAACCCGATTTTCCAGGCCCCGCTGGCCGATGTCACGTCCCTTTCCTTGACAGGTGACCCTGCAGCGAATGACAATTTCGTCATTGACCTGACCAACGGCGATCCGATTCCGGCCGGTGGTGTAGCGGTGGACGGCGGCGTCGGCGGGACCGACGACCTGACCGTGACCGACAACGTCAACAACGACCCCGTGACGCACACGTTCACAGGGCCGGGCGCAGGGACGATTGACGTCGACGATGGCACGATCACGTACAGCAACCTCGAAGACGTAGTCGACGACGTACCGGCGGTCACCCGTCTCTTCAACGGCACGGGCAACGATGAAATCATCGATATCACGGAAGGTGGTGGCGTCGGCGACGACGTGATCCTGGTCGATTCCGATGACGGAACTCCCATCCTCGTGAATGTCGCCGCGACGACGGACTTGAACATCGACGCAGGTGGTGGCAACGATACCATCAACATTGATGTCCTGGATTCGGCATTCACGGGCTCGAACATCGACATCCTGGGCGGAACGGGCAATGACGAACTCAACGTGGACATGGCCAGCGATGGCCCGCTGGCTACCGGCCCCTTGTCCTTTGACGGTGGACCGGGTGCATCGGACGACCTGAACCTGTCGAACAATTCGTACACGGCCGTAACCCATGACTTCGAAGCCGGTACGATTGACGTCGGTCTGCCCAACATCATCACGTATTCGAACACGGAGAACGTGGACGACGACCTGACGGTCGAGGATCGCACGTACTTCTTCACGGCCGGTGCGGACACGGGTACCATCGGCGACGACGGCGATGCCGGTGACGGCGAGAGCTTCATCAGCGACGGCAACACCGACGTAACCTTCAACAACCCGACCGGTGGGACGCCGACGCTCACGGTGGATGCTCGCGGGGGCAACGACACCTTGACGCTCCAGGCGTTCGACTCGGCGGCGGCACACGCTACGTCCATCCTGGGCGGAGCCGACGACGACGACCTGCTGGTCGATTTCCTGAACGGGATTCCCGTGGCGGCCGGTACGGTGGATTGGGACGGCGGTACCGGAACCAACTCTTTCCTTCTGGACAACGGCTCCGGCTTCATGACCATCACGCATGATTTCGCTGCGTCCACGGTCGACATTGACGGCGGCAATGACTTCACGTACCTGAACTCTCCGGTTAACGAGGACGATTTGGGTGCCACGAACAAGGTGTTCAACTTCTCGGCCGGTCCCGACGCCGTGGTCATCAGCGACGACGGTGATGCGGCTGACAACCAATCCCGGACCACCGATGGCACGCTTACGATGGATTACCGTCGCGCAGGTACCACCACGACCTTCAACGGTCTGGCCGGAAACGACACCTTTGCCTTCGGTCTCCTCGATGCCAACGTGAACAACGCGGTGGTCATCAATGGCGGTGACGACGACGACACGTTGACGGTGGACTGGTCGGCAGGCGATCCGCTCGCTGGTCCGAACCTGACGTACAACGGCGGTGCCGGTGGAACGAACTCCGACGACCTCATCCTGGACGACGGTCCGGGCATCGTGACCATCGATCACGTCTACGCCAACGCGAATGACGGAACGGTGACCGTAAATGGCAACCTCATGACCTACACCGGTCTCGAGCCCATCATGGACAACCTGACCGGTACCACACGGACGTTCACGTTCCCGGCTACGGATGACGACATCACGTTGAATGTCGATTTCTCCCTGACGCACAGCCAGATTTCCTCCGTGGCTTCCAGTGAAATCACGACGTTCGCGTTCGGCGGTCTCGACACGGTGGTCATCAACGGCGGTTCGGGCAGCGACATCTTCGACGTCGAGCCCACGGTGGAGTATGCCATCACGGTGAACGGCCAGGCGCCGACCACACTCACGCCCGGAGACCGGTTCACGTTGAATACCGGCTCGCTCGGCCTGGGAGACAAGGTCACCCTCGTCGAAACGAACAATACCGATGGGGTCTACTCCTTCGACTCCGGTGAGCAGGACGTGACCTACACCGGCATGGAGATCGTGGACCTGCGCTTCTCCGATCCGAATGCCTACCTCGGCAGCACCTACGAGGGTGACTGGATGTATCCGCTGAACACGGAAACGGGAATCTCGATCGAGCCGTACTTCAACTGGGACATCGAGAACTGGCCGGCCGGACCGCACCCGTCGTCGCTGACCACGCTGCTTCTTGAAGTGTCGCTGAACAGTGACCTGTCGGCACCCGTCTTCACGACGACGCTCAAGGAAGACGGTGTAACACCCCTTATTGCCACGGGACTGAATGAAGACCACTTCATCACGGATGCCGATCGGGATGCGGGCATTGTGCTCCTGAACGATACCCAGTATTACTGGGGACTGACGGCCGACATGTTGTCCGGCGCCGTGTTCTGCCAGACGGCCACGTTCCGTACGATCGACGAGCTGCAGCCGACGCTGAACTATCCGGCCGATGGTTTGACGCTCCACAACACGGACATCTTCAACTTCTCTTGGGATGTGGCCCACGCCACGTCACACGATCTGTACTGGCGCATGGACCTGGACCTGAACGACAAGCTGTCGTTCGATGGAGCCACGCCGGCCATCATGGGTGGGGACATCGAGAACGATGACAACACCAATGCCGCCGATGGTTTCACCGAGGTGACCATGTTCTCCTCGAACAACCTTCCGACCCCCATTCTGTATGGCTCGACCTACACGTGGCGTGTAGCGACCATGTGGCCGGTGCCTCCCACCGGTTGGGTGCCGCAGGAAATCCATGACCTGGATGAGACGGATCGCATGGTCGGTCTGTCTGAACTCGCCGAGTTCCAGACGGTGGTACGCGCCGTTGTGCCCATCCAGAGCTATCCGGTTGACGGTCACATCGTATACGTGAACGATCCGGTGCTGTCCTGGTACACCGGTGGTCCGTTCAACAACCTGACCTTCGACGTCGAAGTCTATCTGGCGGATGGCACGAGCACGCCGGCCGTTCCGGTTCCGACCGGTCCAACGGTCTGTTCGACCACCGGTCTGACGGGACTCCAGTTCGATACCGATACGTTCTGCGGGGGACTCGATCCCGGTGTGACGTATGTATGGCGCGTCCGGAGCAACCTTGGCGCACAGCAGTCCGCATGGTCCGGTTACGAAGAGTTTACCACGCAGGGTGTGGGAACGAACGTCGCGGTGACCCCGAGCTATCCTGTGGATGGCCTGGAAATCTATACCACGGCGCCGACGCTGCACTGGTTCACGGGCACCAAGTTCGGTGGTCTGGACTATACGGTGTGGTACCTGGACTACACGGGTGGCGCGGTTCCAGCGAGCTGTGCAGCCCTGAAGGTGGCCCCGGGTGCGGTGTCGCTGCCGACCGTTTCGGTCACGCAGACCCAGGTAACGGGCTTGCTGCCGGGCAGCGACTACGCCTGGTGCGTGACGTCGTCCAATGGCATCACGCCCGATCTGGACTCCGTCGTGGAGACCTTCCATGTCGTGGGTGGTGAGGACGATGCGTTCCCGGTTGCCAGCTGGCCGATCGGCAATCCGACGACCTACTCCCTGACCCAGCCGCTGACCTGGTACCTGAACGGCCCGGCCCTGGGTGTGTCCACGTACGATGTCCAGTACTGTGACGATTCCGGTTTCACCACAAACTGCACCACGGTCACGGGATTGACCAACACCCAGTACACCATCACGGGGCTGTCGTACGGTGATGTCGTCCATTGGCGCGTCCGTGCCAACTACACGGGTGGTGGACAATCAGATTGGACGAATCCGCAGTCCCAGGGCTCCTTCACGGTCACGGGTCTTTTGAGCACGCTGAACGCTGTTCTGACGTACCCGGTCGGTGGACTCATCCTGTCCGATGACCAGGCCGTGTTCAACTGGTATGTGAACGGGTCCACGCTGGGTCCGAACGCCTATCGCGTCCAGTGGAGCTACACACAGAACTTCATCAATATCGGTACGGTCACGCAGACCCAGGTCACGACAGACCAGTTCCTGGCCGTCAACGATCTGATTCCGGGTCATACGTACTGGTGGCGCGTGGCCGTCTCCAATGACGGTGGAGCCACATTCGGGACCTACTCGGCAGCAGAAAGCTTTGTCGTCGATGCCGGTGCCGTCGCTGTGCAGCCGCGCGTGGGCAGCCCGGTGGGTGGTGTTCGCGTTGGTACGCTGTCGCCGACCATCAGCTGGATCCTGCCCGTTGCAGCCGGTGAAGGGGTGACGTACGATCTGTACCTGAGCACGTCCCCGGACATGTCGAATCCGACGGTGTTCGAGGGTGTGGCCAACGCGTACTATCGTCCGGATGGCCTCGAGCCAGGCATGTACTTCTGGCAGGTCCGCTCCAGCGGCAACGGGGTCATCTCCGCGTTCTCCGACGTGGGTGTGTTCTCGGCGTCCGCCATGAGCACCGGAATCGAAGAGCCCGATGATGTGATTGACAACGGAAACGCGAAGCCGACCGACGATGAAACGGCGGTCGACGGAGACGTTGATGGTGTGGACGATCCGAAGTCCGATCTGGATGAACCGGCACAGGAAGTGCTGCCCGATGCGTTCATGCTCGGCCAGAACTATCCGAACCCGTTCAATCCGACGACGACCATCCAGTTCAACGTGGCTGAAGCCGCGAACGTGAACATCACGATCTACAACATGCTGGGCCAGCAGGTACGCACGCTGGTCAGCGGACAGATGGCCCCCGGTCAGTACTCGGTCCAGTGGGATTCGAGGGATGCAGCCGGACGCGCCATGCCGAGCGGCATGTATCTGTACCGGATGGATGCGGGATCCTTCAACCAGACCCGTACGCTGGTCCTGATGAAGTAA